In the genome of Thermococcus sp. 21S7, the window GAACGCCTATAACGGCTACGACCCCCTGGGCGAACGATATGCTCCTGCCGAAAGCTTCCGCTATCCTTGAGAGCTCCGTCGGATCGTTGAACGCGTAGATTGCGTACCTTATCGAGAACGCCCCCATGACCATCGGGATGGGCATCACGGCGAACGAGAGCATCAGGCCGAGGTTGCCCCTCTTCCTCAGACTCAGCATCGCCAGGAGCGTGGGGATTATCAGTATCAGCGCGGTGAACGCGTACATCGGGCCGAATATGCCCGAGATGATATAGAACGGGACCATACCCGCGAGGAATGCAAAGTACGCCCTGCGGAGAACCTTGACCTCACCCGCGAAGTCGTACGGTGCAACCTTGGAGTACTTGTTCATCGCGGTAACGTCCTTCATGTACTCCCTTTCCCCCATTTTCTCGATGTATTTGTCCGTCGTGTTGTTCTTCAGTCTGACCGCTCTTTTGAGGAAGAAGTTGGCCAGTTCT includes:
- a CDS encoding alpha-glucosidase, whose product is MKSAEILRDVAQTLEDVEKRINSLKNLSDKNKQKALRLIHESRENFLKLSETLAVDNEELANFFLKRAVRLKNNTTDKYIEKMGEREYMKDVTAMNKYSKVAPYDFAGEVKVLRRAYFAFLAGMVPFYIISGIFGPMYAFTALILIIPTLLAMLSLRKRGNLGLMLSFAVMPIPMVMGAFSIRYAIYAFNDPTELSRIAEAFGRSISFAQGVVAVIGVLGAAILILLGYASYMLYKHRHAFL